A single bacterium DNA region contains:
- a CDS encoding DUF6196 family protein: MGSETQEQAAARLLKVIANAENQVLPGFYAFEAMPDGLVQARAEALACVRDGEFWSQLIPVSHPGKVKDLFKIFQFRFNPEFDATGFVGWLHPHLARTTGAASIVICGKDRRGDEFGHGRGNIFDYWGCPADRAGEVLAEVQSLIERGSGGNASE; encoded by the coding sequence ATGGGTTCGGAGACGCAGGAACAGGCCGCGGCCCGGTTGCTCAAGGTTATCGCAAACGCTGAAAACCAGGTTCTTCCCGGTTTCTATGCATTTGAAGCGATGCCCGACGGCCTCGTCCAGGCACGTGCTGAGGCTCTGGCGTGCGTCCGAGACGGCGAGTTCTGGAGCCAGTTGATCCCAGTCTCGCATCCAGGCAAAGTAAAAGATCTATTCAAGATTTTTCAGTTCCGGTTCAACCCCGAGTTCGATGCCACCGGTTTTGTCGGCTGGTTGCATCCCCACCTGGCCCGGACGACGGGGGCTGCGAGTATTGTCATATGCGGCAAGGACCGCCGGGGCGATGAGTTCGGCCACGGGCGCGGCAACATCTTTGACTACTGGGGTTGCCCAGCCGACCGCGCCGGTGAGGTGCTTGCTGAAGTTCAATCGCTCATCGAGCGCGGTAGCGGCGGCAACGCATCCGAGTAG
- a CDS encoding DinB family protein, with product MARRLRLLRWMRLMRTDTMQLLDLLPPDGLNWSRPGQKRTIGEHLSHVAHAEQWYLERVALGAPPDPAASIADPVEHLATVRSSVVARLSRMTREERARIVQAGNKRWWSTRKMLGRMLYHERYHIRSMARIGRHHRVRIQEGLGGWERY from the coding sequence GTGGCCCGACGATTGCGCCTCCTCCGATGGATGCGCCTCATGCGGACCGACACAATGCAACTGCTCGATCTCCTGCCTCCCGACGGACTGAACTGGTCGCGCCCTGGACAAAAGCGCACCATTGGCGAGCATCTTAGCCATGTGGCGCACGCCGAGCAATGGTACCTGGAGCGCGTGGCCCTGGGCGCTCCTCCCGATCCCGCGGCGAGCATCGCGGATCCCGTCGAGCACCTGGCTACAGTGCGGTCGAGCGTCGTCGCGCGGCTCTCCCGCATGACCCGCGAGGAGCGCGCACGCATTGTGCAGGCCGGCAACAAGCGCTGGTGGAGCACACGCAAGATGCTCGGTCGCATGCTTTATCACGAGCGATATCACATCCGCTCCATGGCTCGGATCGGCCGCCACCATCGGGTTCGGATACAGGAGGGTCTGGGCGGTTGGGAGCGCTACTAA
- a CDS encoding Uma2 family endonuclease has product MAITLKHTRPVTDDELLELSRQNPGYQFERSAKGELIVTPAGMESGRASGEVVGQLRDWNQSDRPGVVFDSSTGFRMPDGSVLSPDASWVRRDRWDALTIEDRKKLGPFCPDAVFEIRSESNTLAELRDKMRAYLANGARVGVLVDPDRRTVEVYRPGREPEMHQDSKTVSLDPELAGFILNLESLFTA; this is encoded by the coding sequence ATGGCGATTACCCTAAAACACACGCGGCCCGTGACTGACGACGAGCTCCTGGAGCTCTCGCGCCAGAACCCAGGCTACCAGTTCGAGCGGAGTGCCAAGGGGGAGCTTATCGTGACGCCGGCGGGAATGGAGAGCGGGCGCGCCAGCGGCGAGGTGGTCGGCCAGCTCCGCGACTGGAACCAATCCGACCGCCCTGGTGTCGTCTTCGATTCCTCGACCGGTTTCAGGATGCCCGACGGCTCGGTGCTCTCGCCCGACGCCTCCTGGGTGCGCCGGGACCGATGGGACGCGCTCACGATCGAGGACCGGAAGAAACTTGGACCGTTTTGCCCGGATGCCGTCTTCGAAATCCGATCAGAAAGCAATACGCTCGCCGAGCTGCGCGACAAGATGCGCGCCTACCTTGCCAACGGCGCCCGGGTCGGCGTACTCGTCGACCCCGACCGGCGGACCGTCGAAGTCTACCGCCCCGGGCGGGAGCCCGAGATGCACCAGGATTCCAAGACGGTCTCGCTCGACCCCGAGCTCGCGGGATTCATCCTCAACCTCGAGTCCCTCTTCACGGCGTAA